A window from Myripristis murdjan chromosome 11, fMyrMur1.1, whole genome shotgun sequence encodes these proteins:
- the LOC115367309 gene encoding CMP-N-acetylneuraminate-beta-galactosamide-alpha-2,3-sialyltransferase 1-like, whose product MQQFRIAVVLSQKCKVFILLLCISAVCMLLNRETYSRFSQIFFEYTSPFLDSSPCACLKCLSEGNPWFMEHFNKSLQPFLTREYSASEDAFNWWKHIQSDRSSLNAHRAAVDELFQIFPNRQYNTQPSPDKCRSCAVVGNSMNLKGSHYGALIDSHDIIIRMNGGRTQGYEADVGARTTHHVMYPESAMDLGNTTHLVLFPFKTMDLRWLVSAFTTGSITVTYTTVKAKIKANKDLVMVLSPAFIKYVHEVWLDNLAHTYPSTGFMTVVLSLHMCDEVSVFGFGVDSDGNWSHYFEGLQNKHMRTGSHHGQREYQVIQQLSDLHKIHMYKGW is encoded by the exons ATGCAGCAGTTTCGCATAGCCGTAGTGCTTTCCCAGAAATGTAAGgtttttattcttcttctctgtATCAGTGCCGTCTGTATGTTACTGAATAGAGAGACATATTCCAgattttcacagattttttttgaaTACACGTCCCCTTTTCTGGACTCAAGCCCGTGTGCCTGTCTGAAGTGTTTATCAGAGGGTAATCCGTGGTTTATGGAGCACTTCAACAAGTCTCTTCAGCCCTTTTTGACAAGAGAATACAGTGCCTCGGAGGATGCCTTCAACTGGTGGAAG CATATCCAGAGTGATAGGAGCAGTTTGAACGCCCACAGAGCAGCAGTAGATGAGCTGTTTCAGATCTTCCCCAACAGACAATACAACACACAGCCCAGCCCTGATAAGTGCAGGAGTTGTGCTGTAGTGGGCAATTCTATGAACCTGAAGGGCTCACATTATGGAGCGCTCATTGACTCTCATGATATCATCATAAG AATGAATGGTGGCCGTACCCAGGGCTATGAGGCAGATGTTGGGGCCAGAACAACTCATCATGTCATGTATCCAGAGAGTGCAATGGATTTGGGTAACACCACTCATCTTGTGCTGTTTCCATTCAAGACCATGGATCTGCGGTGGCTGGTCAGCGCCTTCACCACTGGATCAATTACAGT CACATACACAACTGTGAAAGCAAAGATAAAAGCTAACAAGGATTTG GTGATGGTGCTCAGCCCAGCTTTTATAAAATATGTTCATGAAGTCTGGCTGGATAATCTGGCTCACACATATCCATCCACCGGCTTTATGACTGTGGTTCTCAGCCTGCACATGTGTGATGAG GTGAGTGTGTTCGGGTTTGGAGTGGACAGCGATGGAAACTGGAGCCATTACTTTGAGGGActccaaaacaaacatatgCGCACTGGGTCACATCATGGGCAACGTGAATATCAAGTTATTCAACAACTATCTGATCTACATAAAATCCATATGTACAAAGGGTGGTGA